The proteins below are encoded in one region of Sulfolobus islandicus Y.N.15.51:
- a CDS encoding hydantoinase/oxoprolinase family protein, which yields MTKVGIDIGGAFTDVVVYNEENGEISWVKVETTPDDPSNGVLEAIDETKINLGYVNTIIHGQTLAINTIVERKGAKVGLITTKGFRDILEIQRANRRDMYNFRYKKPIPLVPRYLRLEVGERIKSNGDILLPINENEVVEAVKKLKEENVEAIAVGFINSYVNPIHELKAGEIIKRIDSSIMVTLSHEVTREWREYERTSTAVLNAYVMPKMNRYLSKLESEFKRRGFKGNYFAMLSNGGMATFEYAKRFPIYTLESGPVAGVMGAIKISGALGEKDIIAMDGGSTTTKASLVRNLVPNINTDYYIGRDKYNPGYPVKVPTLDIVEIGNGGTSIAWIDETNNLKVGPKAAGAYPGPVAYGKGGKDITVTDAYIVCGFLNQEELLGGKIKVNKRLAEEAISNIAKYYNMSIEEVSYGIVKIANNNAVNAVRLISVQRGYDPREFTLVAYGGSGPMFAPFVAEELDIKKIIVPFLPAGVFSAWGMLVSDIRHDLVLSYPLRIDKENSIDLINEKFNELESKIRSILISEGFEEEDIVMLRYAEMRYYGQEHTVKVNVMPGKIGTGEIEEIKRRFHEAHEIAYAFTLDSPIEIVNFHVSGVVKAESIPLMKIERNNSDISKALIGKRKVFYEGKYEEWNVYNKEFLPINYQIDGPAIIEDPTSTSLILEGQMGMLDSYGNLIIERD from the coding sequence ATGACAAAAGTGGGCATTGATATTGGAGGTGCTTTTACTGACGTAGTGGTCTATAACGAAGAAAATGGAGAAATAAGCTGGGTAAAGGTAGAGACTACGCCAGATGATCCTTCAAATGGTGTACTTGAGGCGATAGACGAGACTAAAATAAATTTAGGCTATGTAAATACTATAATTCATGGTCAGACACTAGCCATAAACACAATAGTAGAAAGGAAAGGAGCAAAGGTAGGTCTAATCACAACAAAGGGTTTTAGAGATATCCTAGAAATCCAAAGGGCTAATAGAAGAGATATGTACAATTTCAGATATAAGAAGCCAATTCCCTTGGTTCCAAGGTATTTGAGGCTAGAGGTTGGTGAAAGGATAAAGAGCAATGGTGATATTTTACTGCCTATAAACGAAAACGAAGTTGTTGAGGCAGTTAAAAAACTAAAAGAGGAAAACGTAGAAGCTATTGCTGTAGGTTTTATTAATTCTTACGTTAATCCTATACATGAACTTAAGGCAGGAGAGATTATTAAGAGAATTGATTCTAGTATTATGGTAACACTATCCCATGAGGTCACTAGAGAGTGGAGAGAATACGAGAGAACTAGTACCGCCGTACTTAATGCATACGTCATGCCAAAAATGAATAGATACTTGAGCAAGTTGGAAAGTGAATTTAAAAGGAGAGGTTTTAAAGGAAATTATTTTGCTATGCTTTCCAATGGAGGTATGGCCACATTTGAATACGCTAAAAGATTTCCAATATATACATTAGAATCCGGTCCGGTAGCAGGAGTTATGGGAGCTATTAAGATAAGTGGCGCATTAGGAGAGAAAGATATTATAGCAATGGATGGTGGAAGCACTACAACCAAAGCAAGTTTAGTGAGAAACCTAGTACCTAATATAAACACTGATTACTATATTGGAAGAGATAAGTACAACCCAGGATATCCAGTAAAAGTCCCAACATTGGATATAGTTGAAATAGGTAATGGTGGAACAAGCATAGCTTGGATTGATGAAACAAACAATTTAAAAGTAGGACCTAAAGCCGCTGGTGCTTATCCGGGACCAGTGGCTTATGGAAAAGGAGGTAAAGATATTACCGTGACTGATGCTTACATAGTCTGCGGATTTCTAAATCAAGAGGAACTACTTGGTGGGAAAATAAAGGTTAATAAAAGACTTGCCGAGGAAGCTATTTCAAATATTGCGAAATATTACAACATGTCTATTGAAGAAGTTTCCTACGGTATAGTTAAAATTGCTAATAATAATGCAGTAAATGCAGTGAGATTAATATCTGTTCAAAGAGGATACGATCCAAGGGAATTTACGTTAGTAGCATACGGTGGCTCTGGTCCAATGTTCGCTCCATTTGTTGCAGAAGAATTAGATATAAAGAAGATAATAGTACCATTTCTCCCTGCAGGAGTGTTCTCTGCATGGGGTATGCTTGTTTCAGATATCAGACACGATCTTGTCTTGTCTTATCCTTTGAGGATTGACAAGGAGAATAGTATAGATCTGATAAATGAAAAATTTAATGAATTAGAAAGCAAAATAAGATCTATATTAATATCGGAAGGATTCGAAGAGGAGGATATCGTAATGCTAAGATACGCCGAAATGAGATATTACGGCCAAGAACACACTGTAAAAGTGAATGTAATGCCGGGAAAGATTGGAACTGGTGAAATTGAGGAGATAAAAAGAAGGTTTCATGAGGCTCATGAAATCGCTTACGCATTTACTTTAGATAGTCCAATTGAAATAGTAAACTTCCACGTGAGTGGTGTAGTTAAGGCTGAGAGTATTCCATTAATGAAGATAGAAAGGAATAATTCAGATATTAGCAAAGCGTTAATCGGAAAAAGAAAAGTATTCTATGAAGGGAAATACGAGGAGTGGAACGTATATAATAAAGAATTTTTGCCCATTAATTATCAAATAGATGGTCCAGCAATCATAGAAGATCCAACTTCTACATCGTTAATACTAGAGGGACAAATGGGAATGCTAGATAGCTATGGCAATCTAATTATTGAGAGGGATTGA
- a CDS encoding Lrp/AsnC family transcriptional regulator, with protein sequence MSWEEVFRNYLDDKDIKILKLLNQDANISDAKLGKLVGLSKTAVRLRRVKMQNSGILKIVGVVVLQNLGIPYADILVKLKNDIILREQFINKLIADDLVYEVTEYMGDWDLLIRLFHNNITKLKDESLKIISDKAVQDYRISYVVKTYKAWGKSILSSI encoded by the coding sequence ATGTCTTGGGAAGAAGTATTTCGAAATTATCTTGATGATAAAGATATAAAGATTTTGAAACTTTTAAATCAAGACGCAAATATCTCTGATGCTAAGCTTGGAAAATTAGTCGGGCTATCAAAGACCGCTGTGAGATTAAGAAGAGTAAAGATGCAAAATTCTGGAATCTTAAAAATAGTTGGTGTAGTTGTGTTACAAAACTTAGGTATTCCGTATGCTGACATTTTAGTAAAGTTAAAGAATGATATAATACTAAGAGAGCAGTTTATAAACAAACTCATTGCTGATGATCTAGTATATGAAGTAACGGAATATATGGGAGATTGGGATTTACTTATAAGATTATTTCATAACAATATCACTAAGTTAAAGGATGAATCATTAAAAATTATCAGTGATAAAGCTGTTCAAGATTACAGAATTAGTTATGTAGTAAAAACTTATAAGGCATGGGGAAAATCGATTCTTTCAAGTATATAA
- a CDS encoding purine-cytosine permease family protein: MTGKEEISSKYDDYSLKEVPKDSRYGFFNVFLVFSSVYGAIAVIWAGGALGYGLTFSQAIIAVLSGTVVLGILGSLTAAVGAYSGLSTYVMWRHPLGRWGGKVAGLLLITITTGIGWYAVETWLFGIVMSEIFPNNPFFSVGVAAIWGGILMTIMTYVGYRMLSFLSYFTIPFHIWLIAIGIAIVLALKGGFHTVMAAVPTSHMSLLDGISATIGLYSAGTIISPDISRFAKSAKDAGYAWFAHIIFLYPFLILGGVAIVLATGSYLITNAMLELGMGVGVLLIIVFGQFIINTDNLYSGSLSLVNLIPMRREIASIINGVIGTAIAAYVGFSAGSSITPFENFISLLGDFLPAMGGIVLADFYIVKKYINKIQDPHKRYQFVPNNKYYNINIAGILALALGSIVGYFVNAGIPAINSLVTGFLSYIIIYYIINALGKSPEILPFNYEGGILR; the protein is encoded by the coding sequence ATGACTGGAAAGGAAGAAATTAGCTCAAAATATGATGACTATTCACTAAAGGAAGTTCCGAAAGATTCCAGATATGGCTTCTTTAACGTTTTTCTAGTATTTTCATCTGTTTATGGTGCAATAGCTGTAATATGGGCTGGAGGAGCACTAGGTTATGGACTCACATTTTCTCAAGCTATAATAGCAGTATTGTCGGGAACAGTAGTATTAGGCATCTTAGGTTCATTGACTGCAGCTGTGGGAGCTTATAGTGGTCTCTCAACTTATGTTATGTGGAGACACCCCTTAGGAAGATGGGGAGGTAAAGTTGCTGGATTATTGCTGATAACTATAACTACGGGAATAGGATGGTATGCAGTCGAAACGTGGCTATTTGGTATAGTAATGAGTGAGATATTCCCAAATAATCCTTTCTTTTCTGTTGGAGTAGCTGCCATTTGGGGAGGAATTTTAATGACAATAATGACATATGTAGGCTATAGGATGCTGTCTTTCCTAAGCTACTTTACAATTCCATTTCATATATGGCTGATAGCAATAGGAATAGCAATAGTGTTAGCACTTAAAGGTGGATTTCACACAGTTATGGCAGCAGTTCCAACAAGTCATATGAGCTTACTTGATGGTATATCCGCTACCATAGGATTATATAGCGCTGGGACTATAATTTCTCCCGATATCTCCAGATTTGCCAAATCAGCGAAAGATGCTGGCTATGCATGGTTTGCTCATATAATTTTCCTATATCCATTCTTAATATTGGGAGGAGTAGCAATAGTGTTAGCAACTGGTTCCTATTTGATAACTAATGCAATGCTAGAGTTAGGAATGGGAGTTGGTGTTTTACTAATTATAGTTTTCGGTCAATTCATAATAAATACTGATAATCTATATAGTGGTTCCTTATCTTTAGTTAACCTAATTCCAATGAGACGTGAAATAGCCTCCATAATTAACGGTGTCATAGGTACTGCAATTGCAGCATATGTTGGATTCTCTGCAGGTTCGTCAATAACTCCCTTTGAGAACTTTATCTCTTTGTTAGGAGACTTCTTACCTGCAATGGGAGGAATTGTACTAGCTGACTTTTACATTGTCAAGAAATACATTAATAAGATTCAAGATCCTCATAAACGGTATCAGTTCGTACCAAATAATAAGTATTATAATATAAATATTGCAGGAATATTAGCCTTAGCATTAGGTTCAATAGTAGGTTACTTCGTAAATGCCGGTATACCAGCAATAAACTCCTTAGTTACCGGCTTCTTATCCTACATTATAATATATTACATTATCAACGCATTAGGTAAGAGTCCAGAAATACTGCCTTTCAATTACGAAGGAGGGATATTAAGATGA
- a CDS encoding DUF917 domain-containing protein, whose translation METYFIQERDLQNLVTGASFLGTGGGGDPYIGGLMLKRELELVKKIEVITGVKYSNSKSFVLGSAMMGAPIVMIEKIPSSSEAKKALEVYSKFSGNEVEYITPLEMGGVNSTIPLITSAKTGIPVIDGDGMGRAFPELQMTTFYFYGVQPSPIVIFDERGNVSIVQGIDGYWSEKIARVITVRYGGSAYIALYGTSLSTYSNTAVLGTLSLALEIGELLNQMRLDDVLDLLKAMIVFKGKVVDVQRRVEKGFSKGNVIIDGLENISEQTMKIDFQNEFLVARINNNIVTTVPDLITVLDLFTLKPITTDRIKYGQKVMVIGIPSSVRLRSKEALRYIGPRAFGYDVDFIPLEERWKKVEN comes from the coding sequence ATGGAAACGTATTTCATTCAAGAGAGAGATTTACAAAACTTAGTTACTGGAGCGTCTTTTTTAGGTACCGGAGGCGGAGGAGATCCATATATAGGAGGGCTTATGTTAAAAAGGGAACTAGAGCTTGTAAAAAAGATAGAAGTAATAACTGGAGTGAAGTACTCAAATAGCAAATCCTTTGTTTTAGGTAGTGCAATGATGGGGGCTCCTATAGTGATGATAGAAAAAATACCCAGTAGCTCTGAAGCTAAAAAAGCTCTTGAAGTTTATTCCAAATTTTCCGGTAATGAGGTTGAATATATCACACCATTGGAAATGGGTGGAGTTAATTCAACGATCCCATTAATAACATCAGCTAAGACTGGTATTCCAGTAATTGATGGAGATGGTATGGGAAGGGCATTTCCAGAATTACAAATGACTACCTTTTACTTTTATGGCGTTCAACCTTCTCCGATCGTAATATTCGATGAAAGAGGCAATGTAAGCATAGTACAAGGTATAGATGGCTATTGGTCTGAGAAAATAGCAAGAGTTATTACTGTAAGATACGGAGGAAGTGCATACATCGCTCTATATGGTACGTCATTATCAACTTACTCAAATACTGCTGTGCTGGGCACACTGAGTTTAGCCTTAGAAATAGGTGAGCTATTAAATCAAATGCGTCTTGATGATGTCTTAGACCTTTTAAAGGCAATGATAGTGTTTAAAGGTAAGGTAGTAGATGTGCAAAGAAGAGTAGAGAAGGGATTCTCTAAAGGAAATGTAATTATAGATGGATTAGAAAACATCAGTGAACAAACTATGAAGATTGATTTTCAAAACGAATTCTTAGTAGCGAGGATTAATAATAACATAGTAACTACTGTACCAGATCTCATAACAGTTTTAGATTTATTCACGTTAAAACCCATTACGACAGACAGAATAAAATATGGTCAAAAAGTCATGGTTATCGGTATACCTTCAAGTGTTAGACTGAGGAGTAAGGAAGCGTTAAGGTATATAGGACCCAGAGCCTTTGGATATGATGTGGATTTCATACCACTCGAGGAAAGGTGGAAGAAGGTTGAGAATTAG
- a CDS encoding hydantoinase/oxoprolinase N-terminal domain-containing protein, with protein sequence MMWISYHSRKGGRRLRIRIGIDIGSTHTDAVALEGKELIVADKVMTTPDLTTGLLNAISKVMEKLGERKNEVDTLMIGTTHGLNALHQGKGLNRVAIIRIGLPAGEGVPPVFDWPEQLANFVTYKYMVRGGHEYTGEEIVEMDEDKIRKIAEDISGKVDAIAISSIFSVVNSSHEIRAKEILREKGINVPIVLSHEIGGIGLLERENSAILNALILKIFENLINKIKQLLSSLGIENVKLFFAQNDGTVASEDFIKNYPIFTVAGPVSNSIRGAHLLTGIKDAIVMDVGGTTTNVGVLHEGYPRESSSVVEIAKIRTNFRMPDIYTMALGGGTIVNKEKIGPESVGYALINKGIAWGGDTLTATDVAMIVKGITIDGTNPQLIINKFPPEYFLSIYTKMVGMWEDAIDLMKTSKDDVTVIVVGGGSIMVPEKLKGAMEVIRPQNAQYANAIGATLTKVGAIMERTFSYDQITRENAIKSLIDEAKSLAIKAGALHTTIEVREIEEMQIPYLPGNSVKVKVKVVGEFS encoded by the coding sequence ATGATGTGGATTTCATACCACTCGAGGAAAGGTGGAAGAAGGTTGAGAATTAGAATAGGTATTGATATTGGTAGTACTCATACGGATGCAGTAGCATTAGAAGGTAAAGAACTAATAGTAGCGGATAAAGTAATGACTACGCCAGACTTAACCACTGGACTTTTAAATGCCATAAGTAAAGTAATGGAAAAACTTGGAGAGAGAAAAAACGAAGTAGATACACTGATGATAGGAACTACTCATGGTCTAAACGCTTTACATCAAGGTAAAGGCTTAAATAGAGTAGCAATCATTAGAATTGGCTTACCGGCTGGGGAAGGAGTTCCTCCAGTATTTGACTGGCCCGAGCAACTGGCAAACTTTGTTACTTATAAATATATGGTAAGAGGAGGGCATGAATATACTGGGGAAGAAATAGTAGAGATGGATGAGGACAAAATAAGAAAAATCGCTGAGGATATAAGCGGTAAAGTCGATGCCATAGCCATTAGTTCAATATTTTCAGTGGTAAATTCATCACATGAGATTAGAGCAAAGGAAATTTTAAGAGAGAAAGGAATTAATGTCCCCATAGTTCTTTCTCATGAAATCGGTGGAATAGGACTGCTAGAGAGGGAGAATTCAGCAATCTTAAATGCGTTGATACTTAAAATCTTTGAGAACTTAATAAACAAAATCAAACAGTTACTATCTTCTTTGGGCATAGAAAATGTGAAACTATTCTTTGCACAGAATGATGGAACTGTAGCTTCTGAAGATTTTATCAAGAACTATCCAATATTCACTGTAGCAGGGCCAGTTTCAAATAGTATTAGAGGAGCTCACTTACTGACTGGAATAAAAGATGCCATAGTGATGGACGTAGGAGGTACTACGACAAATGTGGGTGTTCTCCATGAGGGATATCCCAGAGAATCCTCCTCTGTTGTAGAGATAGCTAAAATAAGGACTAATTTCAGAATGCCTGACATATACACGATGGCATTGGGAGGAGGCACGATAGTTAATAAAGAGAAAATAGGACCAGAGAGTGTGGGTTATGCGTTAATAAATAAAGGAATAGCATGGGGAGGCGACACTCTAACTGCAACAGATGTAGCTATGATAGTAAAAGGAATAACAATAGACGGTACAAATCCGCAGTTAATAATTAACAAATTCCCTCCAGAGTACTTCCTTAGTATATACACTAAAATGGTAGGAATGTGGGAAGACGCTATAGACTTAATGAAAACTTCAAAGGATGATGTAACGGTAATTGTTGTGGGTGGTGGAAGTATAATGGTTCCAGAGAAATTAAAAGGGGCAATGGAAGTTATAAGACCACAAAATGCACAATACGCTAATGCGATAGGTGCAACATTAACCAAAGTTGGTGCTATAATGGAAAGGACGTTCTCTTATGATCAAATAACTAGGGAAAATGCTATAAAGAGTTTAATTGATGAGGCTAAAAGTCTAGCCATAAAAGCTGGAGCCTTACACACAACAATAGAAGTTAGAGAAATAGAAGAAATGCAAATTCCTTATCTACCTGGAAATTCAGTGAAAGTTAAAGTTAAGGTAGTTGGCGAATTTTCTTAA
- a CDS encoding DUF917 domain-containing protein produces the protein MKISVSDLYNLAIGSSILGSGGGGNPFLGYKIVKAKMLQMNIDYVEYTDEIDEDRDFIIGVGGMGSPLIGIEKIPAGHEYYKSLMTLTKFLRKDITKITSIEIGGINSVVPFMASLMSKKPLVDGDYEGRAFPELYMTTMHFAGYKATPLSICDERENCVIIDAVDNFKAEIIARSITVRFGGRGYISLYPASGREYINGAILGTVSLAFELGKTLTEEGLDEMISLARGKIIFEGKIVDVKRFNLGGFAIGIAKIDGLEEYRGENAEVVFKNEYLSFLKEEKILSISPEIINLIDYNNNVVTSDSLRYGIKVRVLEIPVSNKWREVGGYHKIKEMVFEEIKKIRQLP, from the coding sequence ATGAAAATTTCTGTTAGTGATCTATACAATCTCGCAATAGGGAGTTCAATATTAGGTTCTGGTGGTGGTGGAAATCCGTTTTTAGGATATAAAATTGTCAAAGCAAAAATGCTTCAGATGAATATTGATTATGTTGAATATACTGACGAAATTGATGAAGATAGAGATTTCATAATAGGAGTAGGCGGTATGGGGTCGCCATTGATAGGTATAGAGAAGATTCCCGCAGGCCATGAATATTATAAATCTCTTATGACCTTAACTAAATTTTTGAGAAAAGACATTACTAAAATAACTTCTATTGAAATAGGTGGTATAAACTCAGTTGTCCCATTTATGGCATCGTTAATGAGTAAGAAACCATTAGTAGATGGAGATTATGAGGGTAGAGCTTTTCCAGAATTATATATGACTACTATGCATTTTGCAGGATATAAGGCAACACCTTTGAGTATTTGCGATGAGCGTGAAAATTGCGTTATTATAGACGCTGTTGATAACTTCAAGGCAGAGATCATTGCAAGGAGTATAACTGTAAGATTTGGTGGAAGAGGATATATCTCGCTTTACCCAGCATCTGGTAGGGAGTATATTAACGGAGCTATCTTGGGTACAGTAAGCCTAGCTTTCGAGTTAGGTAAAACATTAACTGAAGAAGGATTGGATGAAATGATTAGCTTGGCAAGAGGTAAGATAATTTTCGAAGGTAAAATAGTTGATGTAAAGAGATTTAACTTAGGAGGATTTGCAATTGGTATAGCTAAAATTGACGGCCTTGAAGAATATAGGGGTGAAAATGCCGAAGTAGTATTTAAAAATGAGTATTTAAGCTTCCTTAAAGAAGAAAAAATTCTATCAATATCACCTGAAATTATCAATTTAATCGATTATAATAATAATGTAGTGACTTCTGACTCCCTTAGGTACGGAATAAAGGTGAGAGTATTAGAAATCCCTGTAAGTAATAAGTGGAGAGAAGTTGGGGGATACCATAAGATTAAGGAAATGGTATTTGAAGAAATTAAGAAAATTCGCCAACTACCTTAA
- a CDS encoding DUF4322 domain-containing protein — protein MTTPDYISPKIRVQIEEKLFSIINFKGRKAEEVKKTLVTAALTKDSVENKAKELGISPQTVRNYVEEQPQVIDQMLNVIKTISAKELGGRKRVKISIDWTSIEYKGKPI, from the coding sequence TTGACAACACCAGACTACATCTCCCCTAAAATACGAGTACAAATAGAGGAAAAATTATTTTCCATCATAAACTTCAAGGGAAGAAAGGCAGAAGAAGTCAAGAAAACACTTGTAACAGCAGCACTAACAAAAGATTCAGTAGAAAACAAGGCAAAAGAGCTTGGCATATCACCACAAACAGTTAGAAACTACGTGGAAGAACAACCACAAGTAATAGACCAAATGCTAAACGTGATCAAAACGATTTCCGCTAAGGAACTAGGTGGAAGAAAACGTGTAAAAATATCAATAGACTGGACATCAATAGAATACAAGGGAAAACCTATATAG
- a CDS encoding IS110 family RNA-guided transposase: MVERETEAKSSGSGVTNPYHRTEHCDKIHAYRCDKEVGVIGIDVSKDHLITSRGRVRRYENKKEGYEEILKMKACTIVLEPTGVYAIKPSQYFKERGVRVLQVSPNVLSREKEFRGKKTDFYDAEKLENMVDKAKEYDYNPLKELVTLYLFLKDIETKYKNRLKRALFLVSDNDKVSKDRLEKLAKGDFTQEELYQLEYTPLVLEEIKILAKNLLETQERLKEVRRMIEGQVPQDHVLLTIPGVGRLAAGIVGDVKRFPKPESFVAYCGLDPVVERSGKAVVSRGISKRGNKYLRSLFYFLAMRSYSRNPTLLKFYETHKDRLKGKKLYVALARKLARVVWSVWYNNKPYEPK; this comes from the coding sequence ATGGTCGAGAGGGAAACTGAAGCGAAGTCTTCGGGTAGTGGCGTGACAAACCCCTACCATCGGACTGAACATTGTGATAAAATTCACGCATATAGGTGTGATAAAGAGGTAGGGGTAATAGGGATAGATGTATCAAAGGACCATTTAATAACTAGCAGGGGGAGGGTGAGAAGATACGAGAACAAAAAGGAGGGTTATGAGGAAATCCTCAAGATGAAAGCTTGCACAATAGTCCTAGAGCCTACCGGAGTATATGCAATAAAGCCTTCACAATACTTCAAGGAGAGAGGGGTAAGAGTACTACAAGTCAGCCCAAACGTGTTATCAAGGGAAAAGGAGTTTAGGGGAAAGAAAACAGATTTTTACGACGCAGAAAAATTAGAAAACATGGTCGACAAGGCTAAGGAGTACGATTACAACCCCTTAAAGGAATTAGTAACACTCTACCTCTTCCTAAAGGACATAGAGACGAAATACAAGAACAGGCTAAAGAGAGCACTATTCCTAGTAAGCGATAACGATAAGGTAAGCAAGGACAGGTTGGAAAAACTTGCGAAAGGAGATTTCACACAGGAAGAACTATACCAACTTGAATACACCCCCTTAGTGCTTGAGGAAATCAAAATCCTGGCTAAAAACCTCCTAGAAACGCAAGAGAGGTTGAAGGAGGTTAGGAGGATGATTGAGGGGCAAGTCCCTCAAGACCACGTCCTATTAACGATACCAGGTGTTGGGAGGCTTGCAGCTGGTATTGTTGGTGATGTTAAGCGTTTTCCTAAGCCTGAGTCCTTTGTTGCTTATTGCGGTTTAGATCCCGTAGTGGAGAGGAGCGGGAAGGCTGTGGTAAGTAGGGGGATTTCCAAGAGGGGTAATAAGTACTTGCGTAGCTTGTTCTACTTTTTAGCAATGAGGAGTTATTCTAGGAACCCAACCTTATTGAAGTTTTATGAAACACACAAGGATAGGTTGAAGGGTAAGAAGTTGTATGTCGCTTTGGCTAGGAAGTTGGCAAGGGTTGTTTGGAGTGTTTGGTATAATAATAAGCCTTATGAGCCTAAATAG
- a CDS encoding helix-turn-helix domain-containing protein, whose amino-acid sequence MSLFNLSLVTFEIDHEDCWSKLTSSYPVLVKTIFAKPNKGKDYILGMDEVKTYNRRTFKDFLKSFKRDKSIYEIIQILELDNRRGIYRILFKERYENMIMSIIGNYMTFYIKDLIKEGNERLLLIMPSSDVTMLKRDLESIGKIHYFNAKLVNFNDFVPTFFDFSEQERNAVLQAIRLGYYEYPRRINLEGLGKIMGISKPTLEEYLRKAEKKIMSKIFREFCQQDLLFHSPDY is encoded by the coding sequence GTGTCACTATTTAACTTATCACTAGTAACTTTTGAAATAGATCATGAGGATTGTTGGAGTAAGCTTACGTCAAGTTACCCTGTACTAGTAAAGACCATTTTTGCGAAGCCGAATAAGGGAAAAGATTACATTTTAGGAATGGACGAAGTTAAAACTTATAACAGAAGAACTTTTAAGGACTTTTTAAAGTCGTTCAAGAGAGATAAGAGTATTTACGAGATTATACAAATCTTAGAGTTGGACAATAGGAGGGGAATTTATAGGATATTATTTAAAGAAAGGTACGAGAACATGATCATGAGTATCATAGGAAATTATATGACGTTCTATATAAAAGACTTGATAAAAGAAGGTAATGAAAGATTATTACTAATTATGCCTTCAAGTGACGTTACAATGCTTAAGAGGGATTTGGAATCAATAGGGAAGATCCATTACTTTAATGCTAAACTTGTAAACTTTAATGACTTCGTACCTACATTCTTTGATTTTTCTGAGCAAGAAAGGAATGCTGTGCTTCAGGCCATAAGACTAGGATATTATGAATATCCTAGAAGAATAAATCTAGAAGGATTAGGGAAGATTATGGGAATATCAAAACCCACATTAGAAGAATATTTAAGGAAAGCCGAAAAGAAGATTATGTCTAAAATATTTAGGGAGTTTTGCCAACAAGATCTACTTTTTCACTCTCCAGATTATTAA